In one window of Legionella fallonii LLAP-10 DNA:
- a CDS encoding disulfide bond formation protein B yields the protein MNKLTYKRIQLFLVFATVFVLFASLYFQYYLGLHPCPLCIMQRLCVFLLLGVLGLSLNTLRKAHFVCLLQILISCAGLYFAARQLWLQSLPAGKAPACMPGLDVLIRYFPWTDVARALFLGAGDCAEVVWSMFGVSMAGWSALYFLFMAVMSLFLFIRTRTLYS from the coding sequence ATGAATAAACTTACCTATAAAAGAATCCAACTGTTTTTGGTATTCGCCACCGTTTTTGTATTATTTGCTTCTTTATATTTTCAATATTATCTAGGGCTGCATCCCTGTCCCTTATGCATTATGCAACGACTTTGTGTATTTCTATTATTGGGGGTGTTGGGACTTAGCCTAAATACCTTGAGAAAGGCTCATTTTGTTTGTTTATTACAAATATTAATTTCTTGTGCCGGCTTATATTTTGCAGCACGACAGTTATGGCTGCAATCATTACCTGCAGGAAAAGCCCCTGCCTGTATGCCCGGTCTGGATGTTTTGATTCGTTATTTTCCGTGGACTGATGTGGCCCGAGCTCTTTTTTTGGGAGCCGGTGACTGTGCTGAAGTGGTTTGGTCCATGTTTGGCGTTTCTATGGCGGGTTGGTCGGCATTGTATTTTCTTTTCATGGCCGTTATGAGTTTATTTCTATTTATTCGTACGCGAACGCTTTATTCGTAA
- a CDS encoding c-type cytochrome — protein sequence MRLSMAICLVFSSFSLYAIDDTELNEIQQRIQPIGQVHVQAENDISPQMKVDNKAVVEVKKEVGKEVYEKHCIVCHRDGLAGAPKVQDEKDWKPRLAGRTIQDLVASSINGLNAMPAKGTCIECTDQDLKAAIQYMLPKS from the coding sequence ATGCGGTTGAGTATGGCGATATGTTTAGTTTTTTCTTCTTTTTCTCTCTATGCAATTGACGATACAGAGTTAAACGAAATACAACAGAGAATTCAACCTATAGGACAAGTGCATGTTCAAGCAGAAAATGACATTTCACCTCAAATGAAGGTTGACAATAAAGCGGTTGTAGAAGTAAAAAAAGAAGTTGGCAAGGAAGTATATGAAAAGCATTGCATTGTTTGCCATCGTGATGGATTAGCTGGGGCGCCCAAAGTGCAAGATGAAAAAGATTGGAAGCCTCGATTGGCTGGGAGAACAATTCAGGATTTAGTTGCTTCTTCTATTAACGGATTAAACGCTATGCCTGCTAAAGGTACCTGTATTGAGTGTACTGATCAGGATCTTAAGGCGGCAATACAATACATGTTACCTAAATCATGA
- the cqsA gene encoding alpha-hydroxyketone-type quorum-sensing autoinducer synthase — MVIQNNNNAKDSLFENPISTLKVEHYPNFINKALEQYFEERIKKTWHGEHILQGKTPTSESLVFSSNDYLNISKHPLLIESQIAAMQEFGNGQMQSVVFLNNHSVLFEKCERQFSQFLKLPSSVLTQSGWCANMGLIQSLAQPRVPVYLDFYTHMSFWSGVKAAGAQAVPFQHNSLNSLQKKLERHGSGIIAVDSVYSTLGTVSPIQEYVALAQEYNCLLIVDESHSLGTHGPNGSGLVAQLGLSEQVDIITASLAKAFSGRGGLIAGKKELVELVRYSSLPSIFSSAIQPHDLAGFSSSLHIIANEEWRRKQLHDNANYLRNTLLDQGFDLCNSASQIIPIMAGTEENIIWLRDKLEQEDVFGAVFCSPATPKNKTLIRLSISANHTQSDLDRVIDCLARLAKQYPEYLFLKKE, encoded by the coding sequence ATGGTCATTCAAAATAATAACAACGCCAAGGATTCTCTATTTGAAAATCCCATTAGCACACTAAAAGTGGAGCATTATCCTAATTTTATCAATAAAGCGCTAGAGCAATATTTTGAAGAGCGAATAAAAAAGACTTGGCATGGAGAGCATATCCTTCAAGGAAAAACGCCCACGTCAGAATCGCTTGTTTTTTCAAGCAATGATTATTTAAACATCAGTAAACATCCCCTGTTGATTGAATCTCAGATAGCTGCAATGCAAGAATTTGGTAATGGTCAAATGCAGTCTGTCGTATTTTTAAATAATCACAGCGTGTTATTTGAGAAGTGCGAGCGTCAATTCAGCCAATTTCTCAAACTCCCATCCAGCGTTTTGACTCAATCAGGTTGGTGTGCCAATATGGGCTTGATTCAGTCTTTAGCTCAACCTCGAGTGCCAGTCTACTTAGATTTTTATACTCATATGTCTTTTTGGTCTGGCGTTAAGGCAGCAGGAGCCCAGGCCGTTCCATTTCAGCATAACTCATTAAATTCTCTGCAAAAAAAATTAGAACGCCATGGTTCAGGGATTATTGCTGTCGACTCAGTCTACAGCACTCTTGGTACAGTTAGCCCAATTCAAGAATATGTAGCGCTAGCTCAAGAATACAACTGCCTGCTCATAGTGGACGAGTCTCATTCGTTGGGAACTCATGGTCCTAATGGCAGTGGTTTAGTTGCACAATTAGGTCTATCAGAGCAAGTGGACATCATTACCGCCAGTTTAGCTAAAGCCTTTTCTGGCAGAGGTGGTCTTATTGCAGGAAAAAAAGAACTCGTAGAACTAGTTCGTTATTCCTCCTTACCCTCTATTTTCAGCTCAGCCATACAACCTCATGATTTGGCCGGATTTTCCTCTTCTCTGCATATTATTGCGAATGAGGAATGGCGGCGAAAACAATTGCATGATAATGCTAATTATTTGAGGAATACCCTATTAGATCAAGGATTTGATTTATGTAATAGCGCATCACAAATCATTCCAATAATGGCTGGTACGGAAGAAAATATTATTTGGTTAAGAGATAAATTGGAACAAGAAGACGTCTTTGGCGCGGTATTCTGCTCTCCTGCGACGCCTAAAAATAAAACGTTGATACGATTATCAATAAGCGCAAACCATACTCAAAGTGATCTAGATAGAGTAATTGATTGCTTAGCTCGCTTAGCAAAACAGTATCCAGAATATCTCTTTTTAAAAAAAGAGTAG
- the hemC gene encoding hydroxymethylbilane synthase — translation MMKKIRIATRQSPLALWQANHVKELLLAQWPNMTVELLPMVTSGDKFLKDKLLAAGGKGLFVKELEEALLNDTADIAVHSTKDMPADLPQGLCLAAICERHNPFDALISKRFSSLNALPPKAIIGTSSLRRQSQLLAHRPDLQIKTLRGNINTRLAKLEAGEYDAIILAAAGLERMGFEQLITELLSADIMLPTCGQGALCIECRTDDQEIQQLIAALNDPISALCVQTERSVNAQLGGNCHVPLAVFCTVTPSNQLFLRAKILSLDGTQSIQDHQTGNMEEAQAIAQLCTQALLAKGATNLLNSIPYE, via the coding sequence ATGATGAAAAAAATACGTATTGCAACACGCCAAAGCCCTCTTGCCTTATGGCAGGCCAACCATGTTAAGGAGTTACTTTTAGCACAATGGCCCAATATGACTGTTGAATTATTGCCGATGGTAACTTCTGGTGACAAATTTCTTAAAGATAAGTTATTAGCCGCAGGTGGAAAAGGATTATTTGTTAAAGAACTGGAAGAAGCGCTATTAAACGACACAGCAGACATCGCCGTTCACTCAACCAAAGATATGCCTGCTGACCTTCCACAGGGTTTATGCTTAGCGGCAATTTGTGAACGACATAATCCTTTTGATGCATTAATTAGCAAACGATTTTCCAGTCTTAATGCTCTGCCACCCAAAGCAATAATTGGAACATCAAGCCTCAGAAGACAATCGCAACTATTGGCCCACAGACCGGACCTGCAAATTAAGACATTACGTGGGAACATTAACACACGCCTCGCAAAACTGGAGGCTGGAGAATACGATGCCATAATACTTGCGGCAGCAGGTCTCGAACGCATGGGTTTCGAACAGCTTATCACTGAACTTTTATCTGCAGACATTATGTTGCCTACTTGTGGTCAAGGCGCATTGTGTATTGAATGTAGAACAGATGACCAAGAAATACAGCAGCTCATCGCCGCATTAAATGATCCTATATCAGCTCTTTGCGTACAAACAGAGCGCAGCGTCAATGCTCAATTAGGCGGTAATTGCCACGTACCTTTAGCTGTCTTTTGTACTGTAACACCATCTAACCAACTTTTTTTACGTGCAAAGATATTAAGCCTTGATGGAACGCAATCGATTCAAGACCATCAAACAGGCAATATGGAGGAAGCGCAAGCTATTGCACAATTATGTACTCAAGCTTTATTAGCCAAGGGAGCTACAAACTTACTTAACTCTATCCCCTATGAATAA
- a CDS encoding response regulator yields MQHFSIPTCYFPSTAVFVDDSRDFLLNFVLQLDEGLAYRVFDSPFEALDCIHKKRCELESLSRRCISEYTEAKNCPLTNHTINLDLAAIHAEVYNPIRFSEVSVVVVDYAMPGMDGLEFCRRIENTHIKKILLTGQADEKLAIEAFNEGLIHRYIKKSDPDVANLITKSIHDLQRLYFQGMSDMIVRMLSVTSPSCLHDKKFAELFWEICRNKGIIEFYLADNSGSFLMLDDDANVSFLIVKNEEDMRLHYDLALDNGASEEVLDQLLNGEKIPCFWQLNSATPQWNEWANCLVAAHKFVSDETYYYAYVQGAVLFDVHLHKILSYHQHLEQLDAEELFIG; encoded by the coding sequence ATGCAACATTTCTCTATACCTACCTGTTACTTTCCAAGCACTGCGGTTTTTGTGGATGATAGCCGTGATTTTCTATTGAATTTTGTGCTGCAGTTGGATGAAGGATTAGCTTATCGCGTGTTTGATTCTCCTTTTGAGGCGCTTGATTGCATTCATAAGAAGCGCTGCGAACTCGAGTCATTAAGTCGACGCTGTATTAGCGAGTATACCGAGGCTAAAAATTGTCCGTTGACTAATCATACGATTAATTTGGATTTAGCCGCTATCCATGCAGAGGTTTATAATCCCATACGTTTTTCTGAAGTTTCTGTGGTCGTTGTGGATTATGCTATGCCAGGCATGGATGGGTTGGAGTTTTGCCGGCGTATAGAAAATACTCACATCAAAAAAATATTACTCACTGGTCAAGCAGACGAAAAACTGGCAATTGAGGCCTTTAATGAAGGGCTAATTCATCGTTATATAAAAAAAAGTGACCCAGATGTAGCTAATTTGATAACCAAAAGTATTCATGATTTACAGCGGCTCTATTTTCAAGGGATGTCTGACATGATAGTACGTATGTTATCTGTCACTTCTCCAAGTTGTTTACATGATAAAAAATTTGCCGAGCTTTTTTGGGAAATATGCCGTAATAAAGGCATAATAGAGTTTTATCTTGCTGATAACTCAGGAAGTTTTTTAATGTTAGATGATGATGCGAATGTCAGTTTCTTAATTGTTAAAAATGAAGAGGATATGCGCTTGCATTATGATTTGGCTTTAGATAATGGAGCAAGTGAGGAAGTGCTTGACCAACTGCTTAATGGTGAAAAAATTCCTTGTTTTTGGCAATTGAATTCAGCAACGCCTCAGTGGAATGAGTGGGCCAATTGCTTAGTGGCAGCACATAAGTTCGTTTCAGATGAAACTTATTATTATGCTTACGTCCAAGGGGCAGTACTGTTTGATGTTCATTTACATAAAATTTTGTCTTACCATCAGCATTTAGAACAGTTGGATGCTGAAGAACTATTTATCGGTTAA
- a CDS encoding sensor histidine kinase, with product MWQIRKIVGHLDDSMQRSLSNSSHQLVAVGALAFIGFPLFYLIWTYWFPQTYENLQLRLFGSLLGLGLMVTPYWPIKYKKYLSLYWFLAVLFCLSFFFTFMFLMSQASVISAMSLLCAVFFLVLILDLLSLSIILVLGFSLALIGYYLCSPHIYLGEEHIEMALIILFTIVVGSTLNYKTAMLQQQKLAGMAAAAGMIAHELRTPLLGIKSGAQALVRYLPALTEGYQLAKESELITAPLRGRRLQQLEGVSSRIISEINYANTIIDMLLVKAGRENSLHNCVVEICSIEECLTEAIARYPFQSPKERALITWSGDFQFKGSKLLMQHVLFNLIKNALYVIATTQRGEINIWTTLGDKFNYLYFKDTAKGMTNQQLSQLFNHFYTTNFLGTGIGLSFCKLVMHSFGGNIVCESEEGEYALFILSFPVDW from the coding sequence ATGTGGCAGATTAGAAAAATTGTAGGACACCTGGATGACTCTATGCAACGAAGTTTGTCTAATTCGTCTCACCAATTAGTTGCTGTTGGCGCATTAGCGTTTATTGGATTTCCTTTGTTTTATTTGATTTGGACTTATTGGTTTCCTCAAACCTATGAAAACTTGCAATTACGTCTTTTTGGCAGTCTTTTAGGATTAGGATTAATGGTCACCCCCTATTGGCCAATTAAATATAAAAAATACTTATCCTTGTACTGGTTTTTAGCTGTTCTTTTTTGCCTCTCTTTCTTTTTTACATTTATGTTTTTAATGAGTCAAGCCAGTGTAATATCGGCGATGTCCTTATTATGTGCCGTATTTTTTTTAGTATTAATACTGGATTTACTAAGTTTATCTATAATTTTAGTTCTAGGATTTAGTCTCGCTTTGATAGGTTATTATTTATGTTCTCCTCATATCTATTTAGGGGAAGAACATATAGAAATGGCATTGATTATCCTCTTCACTATTGTTGTTGGTTCTACATTGAATTATAAAACAGCCATGTTACAGCAACAGAAGCTGGCAGGAATGGCGGCTGCGGCGGGGATGATTGCTCATGAGTTGCGTACTCCCTTATTAGGAATTAAAAGTGGAGCTCAGGCACTGGTACGCTATTTACCTGCGCTGACTGAGGGATATCAATTAGCTAAAGAGAGTGAATTAATTACTGCACCGCTAAGGGGAAGGCGATTGCAACAACTTGAAGGAGTCAGTAGTCGTATTATCAGCGAAATTAATTATGCTAACACCATAATTGATATGTTATTAGTTAAAGCGGGTAGGGAAAACTCTCTCCATAATTGCGTTGTAGAAATTTGCTCTATAGAGGAGTGTTTAACTGAAGCAATAGCCCGTTATCCATTTCAATCACCTAAAGAACGAGCCTTAATAACCTGGTCAGGTGACTTTCAATTTAAAGGCTCAAAATTGTTAATGCAGCATGTCCTATTTAATTTAATTAAAAACGCATTATATGTTATTGCTACAACCCAACGTGGAGAAATAAATATTTGGACTACTTTAGGAGATAAATTCAATTACTTATATTTCAAGGATACAGCGAAAGGGATGACTAACCAGCAATTATCACAATTATTTAATCATTTTTATACGACCAATTTCTTAGGAACAGGTATCGGTTTATCATTTTGTAAATTAGTAATGCATAGTTTTGGGGGCAATATTGTTTGTGAGTCGGAGGAAGGAGAATATGCTTTATTTATATTAAGCTTTCCCGTTGATTGGTGA
- a CDS encoding HdeD family acid-resistance protein, giving the protein MAKTQEVSKSDLRELKRNWGWILGFGILFLILGCIGLGMVVGLTLVSMIFFSALLIIAGITHIVDVFKHRDWKGIIWQSLIAILYIVAGSIIFYDPFLASTLITAILAGLLIVIGVTRIIMAFALKDSTGWIWLLLAGITAIILGILILIQWPISGLWVIGLFIAIEMIVTGWTYIFIALSLRA; this is encoded by the coding sequence ATGGCCAAGACGCAAGAAGTGTCCAAGTCTGATCTACGGGAATTAAAACGCAACTGGGGTTGGATATTAGGCTTTGGGATACTATTCCTCATTTTAGGATGCATTGGTTTAGGAATGGTTGTTGGGCTTACTCTGGTAAGTATGATTTTTTTCTCCGCTTTATTAATTATTGCTGGCATTACTCATATTGTTGATGTTTTTAAACATAGAGACTGGAAAGGAATTATCTGGCAGTCTTTAATCGCTATTTTATATATTGTTGCTGGCAGCATCATCTTTTACGATCCATTCTTAGCATCCACATTAATTACTGCAATCTTAGCCGGTCTCTTAATTGTTATTGGCGTTACCCGAATTATCATGGCATTTGCCTTAAAAGACTCGACAGGCTGGATTTGGCTACTACTAGCAGGAATTACCGCTATTATCCTTGGCATACTGATCTTAATTCAATGGCCAATTAGTGGGTTATGGGTTATTGGATTATTTATTGCTATTGAAATGATAGTTACCGGATGGACCTATATTTTTATTGCTCTCTCGTTAAGAGCTTAG